TGGGTTTCAGGACTATAAACTGGTGAGTTCTATATCTGCAGGGAGCAGGGTATGCCATTTGACAGAGAAGCCTTGAGTGACAGAATGGGCTCTCTTTCTCGTCAATGTCCCAGCCCCCCCAGGCAAGATTCAGAATTTTCTCTGTGGCTAAACATCTTTGTGATTTCacatatgatttatatttacagattacatacacgtttgttattaaAGGTGCTAGATGCGGAAATCACTACGCCATTTCGTGGTTGCAAAAATTGTAGTAGTTCACCTAATTACCAGCTTGTGACAGAACAAGCACTGAGTGTAGATAATcattgtatcaaatcaaattgtatttgtcgcatgcaccgaatacaacaggtgtagtagaacttacactgaaatgcttacttacaagcccttaaccaacaatacagttaaaGAAAGAGTTTAGAAAATGTTTactaaataaaacaaaataaagtagtaacacaataaaataacaataccgagtctatatacagggtgtactggtaccgagtcaatgtgtgggggtgaAGGTTAGTCGAAGTAATTTCTACATGTAGgtatgggtaaagtgactatgcatagataatcaaatggccaccttcGCTGTTTATTTTGGAACTAGAcatggtgctccggtactgcttgccttggcggtagcagagagaacagtctatgacttgggtgactggagtctttgacaacttttggggccttcctctgacacgcctagtatatagttcctggatggcaggaagcttggccccagtgatgtactgggccatacgcattaccctctgtagtgccttacattcggatgccgagcagtttccataccaggtggtgatgcaaccggtcaggatgctctcgatggtgcagctgtataactttttgaggatctagacacccatgccaaatcttttcagtctcctgggggggaaaaggtgttgccgtgccctcttcacgactgtcttggtgtgtttggaacatgaAAGTTTGTTGGTAAGGTGgagaccaaggaacttgaaactctcgacccactccaataCAGCAATGTTGATGTGAATGGCGTTGTGTTCggacctccttttcctgtagtacacgatcatctcatttgtcttgctcacgttgagggagaggttgttgtgctgccacaacactgccaggtctctgacctcctccctataggctgtctaatcGTTGTCGGTCatcaggccaaccactgttgtgtcatcagaaaacttaatggtggtgttggagtcgtacttgggcatgcagtcatgggtgaataaGGAGTACTGGAGGGAACTaggcacacacccctgaggggcctccgtgttgaggatcaTCATGGTAGATGTATTGTAAAAAAAGAAATTGGGTATGAATACAACGAGATGTCACGTTGTTATCTTATTTtaaaacaaatcacttcaaaaagtaggctaCCTGCATATGTTCATCCACTATATCATTTTTCATCCAAAATATTCCAGCATCCAAAAAGAGCAATCACACCATTTGATGAACCAAAAAGTGAAATGACATTTGGCGATCCATGCGTGTTGCTGACAAAAATAAGTTTTTTTTGTAGAAAGAAAAGTTGGGACACCTGAAAAGGGGCTGAAATACAGAACTGTCAGCCGCGAGCTGCCCGGTGAgtcaagcctaccagacgagctaaatgcctttttatgcttgcttcgaggcaagcatcactgaagcatgcatgagagcaccagctgttccagaccaCTGTGTGAGCACGCTCCGGCCGCGGGGCCAGGCAGATTACAGGGACGTGTGCTCAGAGCACGcgtggaccaactgtcaagtggcCACTGACATTTTAAACCTCCCCTTAGATGGCACTGttgtccctggttcgattccaggctgcatcacagccggctgtgattgggagtccaattgggcggcacacaattggaccagcatcgtccgggtttggccgtcattgtaaataagaatttgttcttaaatgacttgcctagttacataaagaTTATATCAAATAAAAATATGGGCCAGCATATGTCACGTGTCCACTTTCCTCTTAGCCTTAAGATACTTGTATGCATGTGATTGATGTGTGACATATCTTAAGATATTAATACTGTATTTTTTCGGAGTGTCATGTGTATTGGAGGAGTAGGTGCTTAATTGAATTACCAGTATGCATGTGTGATGAGTATCCATGCCTGAGACCTGAAGAATTGTGCTAGCTCCGGGAACTTATACCTAGGCTTTAACTAAATAGGCTAACACTGTCTTGCATCACTGATATTAATCAAGTTCAGGATCAGGCCAGTCACACATGTAAAGTAATATAAGCAAGTTATTTCAGTTGTGCAAGTCTATAGCCTTAATTGTCATTTAATTTGTACAATTCTaagccatggggggggggggtctcaacTGACATCATTGTTTTAAGGTGGTCAtactatggatcatttagctatatGATTTAGATTTTTGGGGATTTGGGATATAAATAAAATGTGGATAAACGATTGAATTAGGCTTTTTACTACTATAGCCTAAAGAAACGCAAAAAAAAAACTTAAAAAACAAGGTTTTTAAGTGTTTCTACCAATTTGGGTAGGCACAAAACCACcttcatacttccattcatttttttaaaCCGGTATCGGATACCTTCAGAATCGTCCTGTGACAGAGCAAAATGGAGACCCCATCGTGTTCGTGAGAATCTACCCTTTCCATTAGTGGACACATTCAATGCAAAAAAAACATAACATGTCTCTAGCTTAAATTAACGGATGtttatgttgttttttttgtacCGGTGAGTCAAATCGACTCTAGGGGTTTAAAGGAGCAATCTACGATTGCTACAAATgcaagcttgttttactccattgtttgtcAACTCTGTAATCGTAAATAAACAcggtatagcctcaaaacatgattAAAACTATAATTATGATCTCATGGTCAGTCCTCGCATCCattgctctgtctatgaatttctCCAGCTCTATCCCAAAAATAGTAGCGGAGTATTGCTTGAACTGAAGATTGTCTCTTTAACAAACTATTGTAACCTCACTTATTCTCTCTTTCCTAAGGAGACATCAATGAGATGACCTGGGAACTCAAAATCAGACCAAATTCACTAGACGACTAACGACCTTATTCCAACTGTGTGCAGCAACACTTCATTCAAACGCTACTTCACCGAGAAGGGAAATCTCATTGCCGAGCCAATGTAGAACCTGCACCTTCAGGATTGCATGACTTCTTTCCTTGCCTGGATTTCAGCACACAGTCAGATCTACCAGGTGTGGAATAGTTATTAATACCTTTTTGATTGAAGAATTataggtaacactttatttggatagtccatctgtagatgctttACAGACTATCATTAACATGTCAACTAACTgtcaactaactatctactaacccttaAACTAAACCTTATTTTAACCATAACCTTAGCAAGCACTtacttatcaacagatagtttgttgatagtatgagcatctacagatggaaaaTCTGGATTATAATTATAGGATTGCAATGTATGCCAGCAAGAGGCAATACATTTTCACCAATCGCAAACGAGCCCAAGCATCTCACACTGTACGTTCAAGCTTCCACGTCTTGCGGTCtttattcaaaccaaacatgatGCAAGTACACTTTCAGCAATTTGCCCTGTACCTTTCGTACCATAGTTTGTTTATATCCATTGGTTATTGGTGGTTGTCGAAAGGCACATTTAACCTACCCTGGCCAGCGGAGTTTCACGTTTGGAACTATTCTATTTATTCCTAGTTGCAAAATCCACCTACTCTATAAACCGGGCGAGCTCATCTAGTGTGCCTGTTCACAAATTGCCTCACTCTGCACGAGCCATGACAAAAATGTTTGCCAAACTATTAATTGGACATGACAAAATAACATAAAAGCCATTATCTTAATGTGGTTTGCCCTCTCATACTGTACGAGGCAAGGATGCCACGAGATATACTGTTTACAAACAATCTTGAAAATGTGCCATCAGGCCTCTAGGCAAAATTGTAGCTGATTTCGCACAGTCTTCCATTTTATTCACTGGAAAGAGTAACTTTGATTAAATTATAAGGAATTTACTGATTTGAGTTTAATGTaatttcttttctttctttttttatgtATCTTTATAGGACAGAGTATGCCATCTGCATCTTTCCACAGAATTCTACGACCATTTCTACTTGGCACCTTTCTACTGGGCTGTTTTGTGACTCTGGTTTTGATGTACTTCAAACCGTCAACTAGCTGGCTATCAGGTCCTGTAGAGTCAACCGCATCCACTATCCAAGTTAAAAATCTCTTCTCTACCAAGGGTGACAAAAACCTTACCACTGTACTCGTCTGGCTCTGGCCCTTTGGACAGACTTATGACCTGGGTGTCTGCAGCTCTCTGTTCAACATCGAGGGCTGTTTCATCACAGCAGATCGAAACCTATATAATAAGTCAGATGGGGTCGTCATACATCACAGGGATATCTGTACTGATCTCTCCAACCTGCCCCCCCTTCAGCGTCCCTCCTTCCAAAAGTGGATATGGATGAACCTAGAGTCACCATCCCACTCCTCTCAGCTGCCCGGTATTGAAAACTTGTTCAATTTAACTTTGAACTATCGTCAGGATGCTGATATCGAAGTGCCTTATGGGTCGATTGTGGCGGCCCAAGGGGACGAGGATTTCATGCCACCGAGCAAAAGCAAGTTGATCTGCTGGATTGTCAGCAACTGGAACCAGGATCACATGCGCGTGAAGTACTACAATGAGCTCTATAAACATATTGAGGTTCACGCTTACGGACAAGCCTTTGGAGAGTACATTGCAGATCAAGAATACTTTCCTACCATCGCCAGTTGTAAATTCTACTTGGCGTTTGAGAACTCAATTCACAAAGACTACATCACAGAGAAACTGTATAACCCACTCTCTGTAGGGACGGTGCCTGTGGTTTTAGGTCCACCAAGACAGAACTACGAGAACTTTGTCCAGGGGGAAGCCTTTATCCATGTGGATGACTTCACCTCACCCAAAGAGCTGGCTGATTATCTCCTGCTCTTGGACAGGAATGAGGAGATGTATCTCAGATACTTTGAGTGGCGACGGCACTTTAAAGTGAAAAAGGCATACTTCTGGGCCGAACACACATGCCTCGCTTGTGATAATCTCAAAAGGCACAAGGAGTACAAGGCATTCAATAACCTTGATAAATGGTTTTGGGGTGGAATGCCTTGAAGGGCCATGAAATTGTTGTTTTGCAGTTGGAAGCATTGCTTTAAGATATATTCAGTCATGATGTATTTGACATTGTCAGCGACAATGTTCCAACATGTTTTTCTCACTGGTTATAGGGGCCCAAATAAGCCATTCTCTTTTTTATTTTGATGCCAGACATATTTGGTCAGCCTTAATTTGTCTCTTGCATTTCAATTCAATCATGATTTATGTTGTCATTTGCAATGCATTTAATATTTGTTTCATAAAATCTCACTTTtatacatgaccaaaggtatgtggacacctgctcgtcgaacatcttattccaaaatcatgggcattaatatggagttggtcccccccttttgctgctataacagcctccactcttctgggaaggcttttccagaagccttcccagaaaagtcactgagctcttgagtaaggacattctactgtcaatatttgtatatggagattacatggctgtgtactcgcttttatacacctgtcagcaaacaatatggctgaaatagcagaatccattcatttgaagggctgtccacatacttttgtgtttATAGGTGTTTAATCTCTGAATGTGACCGCATTTGCTGCTATTTGTTTTTTATGATGCACTGTAACTGTTTTGCTATGTGGGAATCGGGCTGGCATGACATTTTCATATGGCagtatacaatacatttttggaattGAAGAAATAGTTGTCATTTAAAATATGTACTATTTATTCAATTGAGGCATTTTATGATAGACTTTCATATGTATTAGTGATACAGTCATCTATGCAGTGTTTATTGAACACATGAAAGTAATTAAATTGTGTCATTTACTGTAAAATTGATATTTGCATTGTTTGAAGGTAGCATTTGCACTGCAAAACACATTGACACTCATCGTTGATCATGTATGTACAGTAATACAGTGCAGAAAGAAGGAAaggaagataaataaataaaatagataACTATTATGTTAATAGTGGTTTCTTAGTGAGCATTATCACATTAAATGCATTGCAGTTCTATCATATGCTCCATGAATATTTTACTTACAATGCGGACATTATCCAATTTAATTTAGAATGTTTTTGCTCTCAAATATTTACACCTATTGTGGTACAATGATGAGAGCACACATTTGACATGAATAATGAATCATATGCTTATCTGTGTGGGCTTGTCTATTGCCATCTAGCCACATTGTCTTAAATATTCACTTGTATATTTGAACGATAGTGTATATCATAATACCTGTCGTTATGTCATGTTTGACTATATTATGATGCTGGTATGATGTATAGTTCAAATACAGTGCACCACTTTCGTTGAAGGTTGAATACACAAACCATTCAGCATACATAAACGATACATAAAATGTGGCACCCTAATGACCTTCAGAGTGCATTCATATAGTCATTATTGAATAGTATGTCACATGACAGGATAAATGTGAAAATAAAAGTCACATGAACAAATACATTTTTGTCAGAACACATATTTTTCTTCCCTCTAGAGCATTATTATGTATCACTACAAAGTAGTCATGAATGTTGCCATTGTTATACTTTGCTTACTTTGAATTTAATTTCCAAATATCCATAGCCAGCATAAAGCATATTCTTGAAATGGTCTGAAATAATATCCTACCTCTGATGTTTTTACCAAAAACAGAACACTGTCACTGGCAATTGTTAAAAGCAATTTAGCCATTTCCTTTTGCTTTCCAAATGTTAAAACTTACCATATACTATTTCGTAATGTAAATGATAGTGATCAACCAAAACATGAAATAAGAAAATGTTTATATTTGTCATGAAACAATAATTAACTTTGGACTAATGTCACTAATGACATGCAGTTGATCCTCAAATATATGAACCTCAGAGTTAGACTGACCGGTCAACCGAATGGGAAATATAACTTCTGTTGCTTACATGCTCTAGAAATACACCAGATGTTTACAGTATCTGGCTATATGTTTTGCAAACACATGTAAAAATGCAAtcaataaaagtaataataaaaggTTTGAGAAGTTAAATTGAAAAGTTAAGCACATTTCAGTGTTCTGAACTACCACCATTCCCAATGTTTTCGCATTTGAGTTCTTTCTGTGGATGCTTTACGAATGCACTATGGAAGGTCTTTTATAAATGTGACTTATACCTTAATGGATGTGTTATGAATGTTTCTTATGCTGTTATGAATGCTTTATGTAGGAGTAATGGATCACTGTGCTTGCTAAGCCGTGCCACTTCCTCCAGCTCACACCGAGAAAATAACCTCTGCCTCGCAACAACACACGACAACCCTCTTGAAACACCTTGAGCGAGCTGCGCTACCAAAAAGCTACATCACCAATGCAGTGCTGCAGGTGGTGCTTTCAAGCCAAGTTCGGGCTTGATTCAATCCGTTACGCAGAAGATCCGTAGTATGGCGCAATTCAAGTGTAAAAGTAATTTCCGTTTGAGCCGAACATACGCAGCGTtttaccatgaatgcagtctccgcaaACACAgggacattgcctttaaatatcAATTCGCGCCATCTTCCACGATACGCATTCAATCAAGTTATACATGCAAACTTCAAAGATATTGTCACCTAAAGGTTTACAATTGAATCTTAGAGCAAACGGTGTAAACAACTTTCAGGCTGCTTTCATTTTGTGTGGGACCATTTGTATAAAGAGGGTAAATACGTATTTTTCTTATAGACTAtgtagggggaaaaaaacaatcatAGCCTCTACATGTCGAAACGTCACCTTTTGTTGACTCCCTGAAGATGATCTAGAGTACTGTGCATGGCCGACATTCGTAATGGTGTGTTCCATCCTTCAAACAAACTAGTCCACTGACACATATCAATGCCTATAGGTAGACACACGGAATTCTGTAACTTTCATTTTAAAAACACCCCACAGCTCTACCATTAATTAAAAAGTGTAGAGAGATTTAAGAAGGCCGTTCAACAAATGGCTTTTTGTTCCACTGTTCCGGTCTGTGATTGGTTTATACTGCTGTGACATAGCCTAGTTCCAAAGGCTGAAGCAGAGCTGCGCCAGCGGTGCATTATAGCCTGCCGCCAGTCAAGGGTGAGCTGCACAGCAAAGTCAATCAATCTAGCTGATATTGTAGGCAGCTGACAGTAATATGTAGGCATACCCTTGGTTGGTCCATTTTTATAATTTTttgtaaccttttatttaactaggcaagtcattttaagaacaaattcttatttacaatggcagcctaccccagccaaaccctaacccggacaacgctgggccaattgtgctccgccctatgggattcTCAATCACGGTCGGTTGTAATACaccctggaatggaaccagggtcgttagtgacacctctagcactgagatgcagtgccatagaccgctgcACCAGTCGGCAGCCCAGAGTTAACCTATACTCCAACTAAGTTAGCTTGTCCATTAATAGCTATTTAAGTTTGAAAAGCAAATTGCTAACACTAATTCTCACTAGCTAATAATGCCCAGTGAATAGGCCAACAACTACTGGCTAATAGATTAACTTTTtatatttgactaggcaagtcagttaagaacaaattcttatttacaatggcatcctaccccagccaaacccggacaacgctggccCAATTGTGTACCTCCCAATCACACCTCCaaatcatggccagatgtgattcaaaccagggactgtagtgatacctcttgcactgagatacagtgccttagacagctgcgccactcgggagcccaacttGCAGAGGTAGGTATTAATAAATAACTTGCTAGTAAAATAAAATGACAGCACATAGCCTATTAGTGTCCGCAGACCACTACATTTTACAGCCACAGATTATAGCTAATAAAAAGAT
Above is a genomic segment from Oncorhynchus gorbuscha isolate QuinsamMale2020 ecotype Even-year linkage group LG10, OgorEven_v1.0, whole genome shotgun sequence containing:
- the LOC124045201 gene encoding 4-galactosyl-N-acetylglucosaminide 3-alpha-L-fucosyltransferase 9-like — protein: MPSASFHRILRPFLLGTFLLGCFVTLVLMYFKPSTSWLSGPVESTASTIQVKNLFSTKGDKNLTTVLVWLWPFGQTYDLGVCSSLFNIEGCFITADRNLYNKSDGVVIHHRDICTDLSNLPPLQRPSFQKWIWMNLESPSHSSQLPGIENLFNLTLNYRQDADIEVPYGSIVAAQGDEDFMPPSKSKLICWIVSNWNQDHMRVKYYNELYKHIEVHAYGQAFGEYIADQEYFPTIASCKFYLAFENSIHKDYITEKLYNPLSVGTVPVVLGPPRQNYENFVQGEAFIHVDDFTSPKELADYLLLLDRNEEMYLRYFEWRRHFKVKKAYFWAEHTCLACDNLKRHKEYKAFNNLDKWFWGGMP